The sequence below is a genomic window from Cygnus olor isolate bCygOlo1 chromosome 7, bCygOlo1.pri.v2, whole genome shotgun sequence.
AAATATACTAATGAAGCTGTAAGGCTAAACTTCAACATTAAAATACACACCACTGAAAACCAAACCAGCCCCCACAAAGccagagccctgctcccaggcagGAGTAGCCCTGTGTCGGCAGCCACCTGGGGAGCCTCGTCTACGGGGCATGAAATGACACTCCtaagcaaagagaaagcaggCAGAGACAAGCACCCATGATACATTAGTGCGGGCTCAGAGAAATGGATGTGACTgaacaaaaaggaggaaatgacTTAAAATGGCCGAGGTCCCAAGCGAGCTCTCCGGACATTGTGGAGGGGTCAGGTCCCGCCAAGGAGCGAAGGGATTTTGTTCAAAATCAACAGAGGTACTGAGGTGAAACCCGGGGTAAGGCCACAGAATAAATATTCTAGAATGTGGCACTGTGattagttttctgttcttttgatATTAAAGGCCAATTTTCCAGTGAGACTCGCCAGTCCTGTCACGCTCACTGCATCAGGCCACGATGCAGGGACTTTTCACAGATCTCTGAGCCGAGGGGCCCTGATCCGGGTGAGCcgggcaggatcaggccctctGGGCCGTGAGGACAGATTTATATCCACTTGAGCACAACTTGTGAGGGAAGGGAAACCGCTTTGAGCGCTCAGTTCACACACTGTAACTATTCGTAAACGAAAAGTAAAAGCAACTTAATTTTCCATATGCTCCTCAAAACTAACAAGGCATTTGTACTCGCCTCTCCCAGCGTTTGCAGAATAAATCGCCTTGTGTTTATTAAGAGAAGGTGATTTAAAAGGCCGGTAAATATTCTCCTCCAAAACAACTGCCTAAGTGATTTACTGACAATCACTTATCTTCTCCACGTTAATTGGATAAACAACATATGGGTTTACAAAACAATTAGCGTGGAGTTTTAATAGGCGGTGTGTGAAAGCCGGGCATAATTGATATAGGAACTACATTAGGAGCTTTTAACATTAGTGCTGCCTGAACGAGCCCTCATGGATTCCAGCATGactatttgtctttttaatcaAGGTGAAGAGGTTAAACAGCCTTTCAGATGACTTCTGCATACAACCTGGAATAGGCGAGCACGGGCGTAAGATAAGacaattaaaatacttatttctatAGAAACGGAAACATCCCTGTACCTGCTTTAGACGCCTCCATTTGGCTCTGCGATTCTGAAACCACGTTTTGACCTGAACAACAAAACGAGAGAAAAGGCACAGGGTAGTCGGGGAGCAACGGGAGCCTCACCCGAGTTGTGGAGAGAGAAGCAAATGCTGGTCCCCGGAGGAGGGGAGCCGGGGGcaccagggcaggggcaggggcaggagcaggagcaggggcaggggctgttGTGCAGCGCGGCCTCACCTGCCTCTCGCTGAGCTGCAGCATCTTGGCCAGGCGCTTCCTCTCCGGCGGCGAGAGGTATTTCTGCGTCTCGAATTTCTTCTCCAGCTCGATGGTCTGGTCGTTGGAGAAGCGGACCTGTCCCCCTTTCCTCTTGTGCAGCGGCCGCTGGATAAAGGGGCTCCACAGCAGCGGCTTCCCTTCAGAGAGAGGCACACACAGCGCCGCTGTCACCGCCAAGCCCCGCTGCCAGCCATCCTGAGACCAGGCCCGGGGGCTCGGTGGGGCCGTGTCTGGCCTTGCCCCGCTCCTGTCCGTGCCCCTGACTCAGCCTCCCCCTAGATTTTGCCTCCTCTGATTTTTCGCCTCCGCCAAACGGAGAGACCAGTTAAAGCCACTCTGCGGGCTTTGGCAACGTTTCCGTCAATGTGTTTCCTGTTGGTCtatctcaaaaagaaaagagtgagaagacgaaaaaaaaaaaaaaaaaaaaaaaaaaaagacctttgcttccttctgctctctTACTAAGATGTCCCCAAAAGGGCGCTGGGGTCGGGCGCGGCTGGGGAGGCACCGACAGCAGCCTCAGCGGCTTGGGGCAAGCAGCGCCTGGAGCCCCCCggagctgggggctggcggGGTGGCGCCGGGACCAGGACCAGCACCGGGACCAGGACCAGGCCGGGGCTCTCCAGGGGCCGGCTGGAGCCGCGGGCTGAGGCGACACGGAGGGGGCCCGGCCCTGCCACCGAGCAGCAGCCGCGTCCCGGGCCCAGCGGCTCCGGCCAGTGCCCCTGAGTCACCGtgtttgtctttctgtcttgctgcctgcagcctttGAAATTCGCTGCATTGTTTTTCAAGATTTTGCTTGCGTCAGGCTTTAGTAATTCTGGtgcaaaacagactcaaaaaATAGGAAGCAACTGGTTATTTTAGCTGTCATAAAGTCACATCCCACACAGAGGAAATGAACAATATCAGAAAAACGGATCCCGGCTATCAGAAGTCGAGTGTTTCCTGAATTTGTCTGTATTGAGGATGTCGATAAAGTAATCAGCAACGTGCACGACTCCCGGGGAAGAGCCTGCTTCAGGCGGCCAGGAAAACACTTAACAGCTTCTGAAACCAGATTTACTCCTATCGAGAGCTCAAGGTTTCCTGTATGAACGGAAAGGGTCAGCCTCTTTCACTGCACAGCCGCGGTGAGTCAGGTCCAGTTTTGCAATCCCCCCGAACAAGTGCGGCGGCccgggccggggcggcgctGGGCTCGGCCCCCGCAGCGGGGACCTTGCCCCCGGCCCGGGCCGAGCGggggccgccggggccgcccccaAGGCGCGGGGGAGCCGCGGGGGCCCGGCGCGcggagccccggccccgccggctgTTTTTCAAGTCATCCGCAGGAAAGGGCTCAGATCTGCGCTGCGATCTCCCAGCACAATTAAAACTCCCCACCAAAACCACACGCGACATTACTAAGGACACTCGCAGAGTCACTTggttgaaggaaaacaaatctgagtCACCGCGGCCGCGCACTGTGGTCTCGCTCCCAGCGCCGGAGCGCGGCGCTTCTTTAATTTACTGTAAATCAGACGGAGACGGAGGGAGGCCGGGGAGGCACGGAGGGAGCGCGGGATGGCGGCGGGGCCAGGAGGGGCCGGGGACAGCTTCCCGTGCCTTGTCCCGTGTTGGACGGgaagggacgggacgggacgggctgggaaggggcgggggggccgtGGCTTACCCAGGGGGTCCTGCCGGATCAGGGCGTGCGTGTAGTCGCCGACGGCGCGGGGGAAGGAGTAGAGGGGCCCGGCGTAGGCGCCGGCGCCGTAGGTGGCGGCGAGGTGGTGGGAGAAGGCCGGGTGGACGGGGGTCGGCTCGTAGACGGGGGTCCGGTACGGGGCCACCAGGCTGGTGAAGGACGAGTTGGGCGACGGCAGCgtcggcggcggcggggcgggcagggagtggggggccggggcggcggcggggccgcggcccaGGATGTCCTCGATGTAGAAGGGCGTGGGGTGCGCGGGCTGCAGCAGCGGCGTGGGCGCGTACAGCGGGACGCCGACGCCCAGGGCCGCCGTCGGCGCCGCGCCCGGGGGCTGGTACTGCATGGCCCGGCCAccccgccgcccgcgccccccgcgccgccccggccgcccctGCCCAGAGCCGGCCCCGAGCGCCGCGGCCGGGAGCTGGCACCGCCGCCGCGGCTTTCTCTGGGCTCGGGTTACCCTCCGATAGGTTTCTATTGGCGCGGGGCGGAGCCCGCGTGGTCTCTGTCCCCTTCCTGCCACGGCTCCGTCTAGCCAATGAGCCCGGCCAGGGAAGGGGGAAACCACCCCCCGCCGGCAAAcgctccccccccgcccgcctccCCGCAGCAAACGCCCCGCGGCGCCGATCGGCGGGACGGGCCCCGACGGCACCGCGCGGGGGCACCGACGCCGGGGACACCGGGCGGGCTTCGACGGCACCGGGCCAGGACTCGGCGCTGCCTCCCTGGCCGGATGCGGGGAGACCCCGCGGGGGAGAGCCCCCCGCACGCGGGATGAGGGAGAGGCGGGGAACGGGGGGTGCGCGGCTGCCTtgtcccccgtcccccccccggtCTCCCCTCCGTGCTCAGCGGAACCCGGGGGAAGCCCCGCGCCGTCGCTCCCCGTGGCTGCGGGGACCGGGAATGGGGCAGGGGGGCCACGGCCGCCGAGCGGGGGCCACGCGTGGgtggggggcggcggcggggccctgTCCCGTTCCCCGGGATGGCCCCGAGAGcccggcggggcgcggagcggggcggcgcgATTTCCTGCTCGGTGCCTCGCCGGCCAGTACAcagcggggcggcgcggggcctgCGGACGCCCCTCGACGGGGCAGGCGCGGCGCCGGGCCCCGGCTTTCCGACAGCCCCGAAGGGAAGCAGGCGCCGAGGCCGCGCCGGGCGGCCGCTcgccctccttccctccagcagcgCCACCTGGACCCCGGCGATTTTCGTTTCCAAAAAACCCGCGGTGCGCTTCCTcctgccccgccgcctcccggggGGTGGGAACGGGCCGGGACTGGACGTGAGCGCTCACCGCATGccggcggctcccggccccTCGCCGGGGGCAGCgacccccgcccgccccggcccccccggcacTCGGCCcgacggcggcggcggtgccggtgccTTCCCCGTGGGAGCGCGGGCGGCAGGTGCCCGCCGGGCCGctgctcctcatcctccccCGGACCCCTCCGGGCTGGTGACAGCGAGCGCAGAAGGCTGTTAAGGAATAGCAGGTGCTGGTTTAACAGTTCGtattcttgcctttttttttcttccaaaaaaaaaaaaaaggtctccgGTTCAAACCCACGAAGATCTTAATAACTAAGAGGCTCAGAGCAAGACGAAAGGGTGTTGgtgaaatggaaatatatatatttttaataatatagggaggttgtttttttttttctttacattgttAACAAATGCCAAAACTCACCTTTAAAGCGTGGTCTTGTGTCTTGTAAATATCAGGTACACGTAAAGTGAGCTGAcagttttgattattttttctctccgtGCTCAGTCTCCCAGGCATTGCTCTTTCCAAGGGGCTTAGCTAATGTTTTCATCTGGAAGTGTTGGATTTGCAGCTTGATTTACTTAATAAATGTACAGTAAACCGATGACCCATTGCCCTCTGGAATAACGACGTGCATGATATGAGGCAGCGGCGTAGAGGGCCTCTACAATATTTTACAAGCTGTCGATTCAAAATCCTGAGAACAAGTTtaagcaaaaagtaaaaaaaacatgttttgccaTATTATtgggaaacaaataaatagaggAAGAGATTATTCTTTTCTGACTTTTATACAAGCAATAGGCCTTGTTAAAAGGAAGTTTTAATGGCACAGTTATTACATTCCACTACCACTGCATAATCCctaacaagaaaaatgaagcacttAATTTTGCAGTTCTGCAGCACCGCCCCTTTCAAATTCAATTGTTAGACCTTAGCCTTCCTCCTTCCACGGGTTGGAGACTATTAAATCCGCATTCATGAAATGTCACATTTATTGAACTAcataattttttaatatcacTAGTGCAGGTTTTATAgttgattttattgtttttatggCCATTCGGGGCTCTAAAACCCGGATTTTTTCAATGTTGTccttataatttttttcacacAGTCAGAACTAATAAAATAGAACAGTTGTGACTTTTTAATGCAAGGGGTCTCGGAGTTTCAATATTTTCACTCTGCTGGATActaaaaccaataaaaatacatgagattttaattattttctggattaaataaaaccttttttccctttcttttggaACACGCATTCTGTTTGTAGTTTCTGTTGTGAGGGAGATAGCGCAGCTCCAGGTAAGAAGCACGGTACCAGGATCTCCGCGGTGATGGGCATTTAGAGCAAGGGCTTGGAGGCACCGCAAGCTCAGCGCAAGTGCTGCGGGATTTCTGGTCTTTCTTCGCCAGGTTCCCTCTGCGAAGCACTCCAATCCATCTGAAAATGctcgagagagagagagaaaaaaatacatacccCCCTTTCCTGATTAAAAAACCTTTCCCCTTAATTTTCTTGGAATGCACTCGAAACACCCCCGAGTTTTGTCGCTAAGCTGGGAGctgccggggggcggcggggagggatGCGAGCATCCCCGCGCCGGCACGGGCTCAGCCCAAAGGGATCGGCTGCAGAACTCATTATTTGCTGTAATAACTTCGGGGCCCTATCCTCCCGTTCTCTCTCTGTGAAATCCCCTGCCTTCGAGGAGCCCTGAGCGGAaggaaccaaaaaaaagaaagaaagaaagaaaaaagaacaaaaaagaaagaaatggaaaaaaatacaattgaaaaaataataaaataaaaaagagagagaaaaaaggggaaaaaagagagagaaaaaaataataaaaaaaaaaaaaggaaaagaaagattgaaAGAAAATCAGGGACCCGACCTGCTCCAGGTGgtccccgctgcccgccccgccTGCCTGCCCAACGCCGCCCTGGGCCACTCCGGCCCGGGGGGTCCGGGAGGATCCGAGGGGTCCGGCAGGGGCTGGTAGGGGTCTGGGGGCCGGCAGGGTTCTGGGGGCCGGTAGGGGACCCCCGCCGGCCGCCGTGGAGCCCCCTCGGTGTGGCGGCGCTGGGGGCAGCCCAGGGAGGCGCTCAGGTGCCCACAGCGCCGGGGCGAAGAGGACCAGGTGGtgctagaaagaaaaagggaacgGAACGGAACAGGgcagaagagaacaaacaaacagacaaaacgAAAaccaagcaaagaaacaaaaaaacaaacgtcggaaaaacaggaaatggaTGCAGGGGCTCCCCAAACTAGCGGCAAATGCGAGGTGTTATTTTCCACCGCATGCCCCCGGTTACCTGCCGCAACGCCCCACGGAGGTTCCTGATTCCCGGGGCGGTCATGCCAAGCTATGAACGACCCCCACGATGTTTAAGGGCAACGAGTCCCGAAGCCCAGAACTCTCTGCTTGCCTCGCAGGTTCTCTTACCACTAgcattttttttggcatggTACCTGCCCggtttctgctttcaaaaatggGAGTTTTGCCCATCGTAGCACCCTCTGTGCCTCTGCAGACCTCAGGAGAGTTACACCAGGGATTAATTGTTCCTAGCCGAAATAACTGCGTGTGGCTGTTCACAACTAGAGAACGATCCAGCAGAGTCCATCTTTTACCAGCCAGCGCAGGCTACCAGGAGAGTCATCTGCTAATGCTACCTGGCGCTTTCCAAGAGGATCCAGCCCGCAGCCATTCCATCCCTTCCCATTACTGAAAGTATTTCAAGACTCTTCCAAGAGAGGTGAGGCCACAGCCTTGAACATCATCCAAGGAGGAAATAGGAGGGAGTTCACCTCTCTGATTTTCCTAGCGCCGTCGAAGCCAGACTGCTCCAGACAGAGGCACCGCACGTTGCGAGGTGATGTCAGTCAGTGCTGCCGTCTTCCAGATAAGTCATCTGTTAGATATTCACTTCttacatcctcctcctcctcaccatcCTGATTTGATTTACTAAATGCACTACAACCGTAGCAAAAATTAAGGCAGGTCACTTTCTAAAGAATTCATTAGTTGTAGCAGGACAAGACAAATCTTGGTCTGAAAAGGGCTGGACAACATGTGAACTGTTATTAtaggcagagctggcaggggcTTATCATTTTCCATCCTACATCCCTATGTTCATCTGATTATGATTGTGCCAAATCTAAATCattcaggtggaaaaaaatatgttctgggGGAATCTGCCTCATGCTGAGTACTTTTAAGGTTTCAGCAAAACTGCTTCAGCTGTTTCTGAGCATTAGGTTAgaggaaaacagattattttgcCAGCATTTAGGCATCCTCGCCCTGTACTTAAAACCTGTGGTGTTCCACCACTAGGGAGACTTCAGGAGATGAACGTGTCCAGCAGAAAGTCAGCCAGGGGTTGCTTCTTTGGTTCTTCCTTTGCTCTTCCACCTGGGGCTGTGGTCTACAGTCAGGCAAAATAAAGATCCCAAGCCTCTGTGGAGAGACACCGATGCCTCTGTAAGGTTTTGGGCCTGACTTGGCACTCCAATAACTCGAAGAGCTCTTTTTGCTTGGCGCTGAGTATTTGTGGGTATGAGACGTGTTGCTAGCAGCAAGTGCCCTTTTCCTATATGCTTTTGTCACCatctctgtggaaaaaaaaataataataattaaaacaaaaagcacagaaaagctttaaTGGTGCTTTAGAGTCTTGTCAAAGATTTCTGAGCCAACGTATGCCAGAACCTTTGGGGAGCACATGGGTAAGGTGCCTCCATTTCCTCTAGCCCCCACTACTGTTATGTTAATACCTCTTCTGGGACACCTTGACTCTGCAAAGTGGGATATGCAACATTTATGGCTCTGTGGTGGAAGGAAGGAACACATGGCCCCATACAATAAACATACCCTAAtacctctttctttctgtactgGGCTGTCCTAGCAATTACAGTGATACCAGCTTCTTGAAACCAGAGTTTAAATCTAATTCAGCTCAATGTGACATAATTCaccagttttcttctgaattgcAAAGCAGCATCCTATGAAACTCTGTTTaaactttaatgtttttttggaATGCAATTTCCTAAACCTTCCTTGGCCCAAACAGCTTCTTATCTGACTGTTATGAGAATGTGGTGAACAATgctatgaaaaacaaagcaatatatTGTTCCTTACAGGCTCATATTTCCTATATATCTGCCACCACAAAACATGCACTATTCTGGATCCTGCCTATGAGTGCAACTGAAAGCTCCTTGgttaattatatttatttgggGTGATGGCAACAGTAACATGTTAAAACTTCTCTATATTCTTATGTGTTGGCTACACACCTCAAGATTACACCCAAAAACACATATAATTCCCAGGGGCTAGATTCTCTCTCACATCTTGCACAATCATTTACGTAAGTGCAAACTGAACATAAAATGCTGCTAACACAGACTACTGGCTACTGTGTACACCCACTCTGTGTTGATGTAAATGACTCTAACAAGATAGCAGACAATGGAGAATCTGCCTAAACTACAGTGATGACAAAACACCTTTGTTTTTTACAGCGTAATCAGAATACAGAATATTGTACATTTCAAACAGGACTTGTGCAGCAAGATTGTACATTGTAAGAGTTCCAGCAGGTCCAAAGTACACACGGCTAAATTTGATGTCAGTAGGAATTAGGTATGAATGGGGAGTGTTACttagttatttttgttaatgttttccaGAGCTTACACATTCACTCCACATTTTTTAGCAAACTTTATCATTTTGGCATCATAAAATCAATCCCTAGGTAGGTTTGTTTTATCTGGAGCAGATACATGCATGCAGTTGTTAATAGTCAAATATAGAAGCTTACAATAACAATCTGGCTAACAATTAAT
It includes:
- the HHEX gene encoding hematopoietically-expressed homeobox protein HHEX — protein: MQYQPPGAAPTAALGVGVPLYAPTPLLQPAHPTPFYIEDILGRGPAAAPAPHSLPAPPPPTLPSPNSSFTSLVAPYRTPVYEPTPVHPAFSHHLAATYGAGAYAGPLYSFPRAVGDYTHALIRQDPLGKPLLWSPFIQRPLHKRKGGQVRFSNDQTIELEKKFETQKYLSPPERKRLAKMLQLSERQVKTWFQNRRAKWRRLKQENPQATKKEEVEGADSHGDQRPESCPSPEQKGKEVSLDGSQYTPSPASQEDLESDVSDDSDQEVDIEGDKGFYNPSH